In one window of Janthinobacterium sp. 1_2014MBL_MicDiv DNA:
- a CDS encoding class I SAM-dependent methyltransferase has translation MKRVSSAAILAAILACGGSGAALAADAGDAALKAAIAGSARTPANALRDGARHPYETLTFFGIRPNMTVVELAPGGGWYTEILAPYLREHGKLIAAGNDPQSASEGARRGAARFQQKLDANPAAFGKVEIGAFAPPTTYRIAPKGTADMVLTFRNIHNWIPIGDDGMKTLFKEVYDSLKPGGVFGVVEHRLPASKAQDATASSGYMHEAYVIKLAEGAGFKLAAKSDINANPKDNAEHQGGVWALPPTYANKEVDRAKYTAIGESDRMTLKFVKP, from the coding sequence ATGAAGCGAGTATCTTCGGCTGCCATCCTGGCAGCCATCCTGGCCTGTGGCGGCAGCGGCGCGGCACTGGCCGCCGACGCGGGCGACGCGGCACTGAAGGCGGCCATCGCCGGCAGTGCGCGCACGCCGGCCAACGCGCTGCGCGACGGCGCGCGCCACCCGTATGAAACGCTGACCTTCTTCGGCATCAGGCCGAACATGACGGTGGTGGAACTGGCGCCCGGCGGCGGCTGGTACACGGAGATCCTGGCGCCCTACCTGCGCGAGCACGGCAAGCTGATCGCCGCTGGCAACGACCCGCAGTCGGCCAGCGAAGGCGCGCGGCGCGGCGCGGCCCGCTTCCAGCAAAAACTCGACGCCAATCCGGCCGCCTTCGGCAAGGTGGAAATCGGCGCCTTCGCCCCGCCCACCACCTACCGCATCGCCCCCAAGGGCACGGCCGACATGGTGCTCACCTTCCGCAATATCCACAACTGGATACCCATCGGCGACGACGGCATGAAAACCCTGTTCAAGGAAGTGTATGACAGCCTGAAACCGGGCGGCGTCTTCGGCGTCGTCGAACACCGCCTGCCGGCCAGCAAGGCGCAGGACGCCACCGCCAGCAGCGGCTACATGCACGAAGCGTATGTGATCAAGCTGGCCGAGGGAGCCGGCTTCAAACTGGCGGCCAAGTCGGACATCAACGCCAATCCGAAGGACAATGCCGAGCACCAGGGCGGTGTCTGGGCGCTGCCACCCACCTATGCCAACAAGGAAGTCGACCGCGCCAAGTACACGGCCATCGGCGAGAGCGACCGCATGACCCTGAAGTTCGTCAAGCCCTGA
- a CDS encoding ABC transporter permease, which translates to MEIRPILSALMRNKTGAVLVAVQVAISLAILANALYIVNLRQAIAARPTGVAAENDIFYVKVQSMDKGSPQHQIAEQKRQAAILRALPGAVSVAQTTQAVLSRSGSSTNVAAKRGQAEASASTSMYVTPDSLVKTYGLKLVEGRDFHADEVPEINEDVDQSFPKVVIVTRAAAQKIWPGETSFVGKPLFNGTGDGDDEMRVVGVVERLQTQVGQVTAQGEFSIILPARLTGGRDAVLYAVRAEPGQRDRLMKEAEQAIRTSSSERLLVRTDTLEQHRKSRYLADRGLSWMLIAVSTLLLLVTASGIVGIASLWVTQRRKQIGVRRALGARRIDILRYFLTENFMITSVGVAAGVVLALALNHLLVSQLEMARLPLPYLLAGASVFWLLGLGAVYGPAWRAASISPATATRST; encoded by the coding sequence ATGGAAATCCGCCCCATCCTGTCGGCGCTGATGCGCAACAAGACCGGCGCCGTGCTCGTCGCGGTGCAAGTCGCCATCAGCCTGGCCATCCTGGCCAACGCCTTGTACATCGTCAACCTGCGCCAGGCCATCGCCGCCCGTCCCACCGGCGTGGCGGCCGAAAACGACATCTTCTATGTCAAAGTCCAGAGCATGGACAAAGGCAGCCCGCAGCACCAGATAGCCGAGCAGAAGCGCCAGGCCGCGATACTGCGCGCCCTGCCGGGCGCGGTCTCCGTGGCGCAAACCACGCAGGCGGTGCTGTCGCGTTCCGGCAGCAGCACCAACGTCGCGGCCAAACGCGGACAAGCCGAGGCCAGCGCCAGCACCTCGATGTACGTCACGCCCGATTCGCTCGTCAAGACATATGGATTGAAGCTGGTGGAAGGGCGCGATTTCCATGCCGACGAGGTCCCGGAAATCAATGAAGACGTCGATCAAAGCTTCCCCAAGGTGGTGATCGTGACGCGCGCCGCGGCGCAGAAGATCTGGCCCGGCGAAACCAGCTTTGTCGGCAAACCCCTGTTCAATGGCACCGGCGACGGCGACGACGAAATGCGCGTGGTCGGTGTGGTGGAACGGCTGCAGACGCAGGTCGGCCAGGTCACCGCCCAGGGTGAATTTTCCATCATCCTGCCGGCCCGCCTGACGGGCGGACGCGATGCGGTGCTGTACGCCGTGCGCGCCGAGCCAGGCCAGCGCGACCGCCTGATGAAGGAGGCGGAACAAGCAATCCGCACGTCCAGCAGCGAGCGCCTGCTGGTGCGCACGGATACCCTGGAACAGCACCGCAAATCACGTTATCTGGCCGACCGGGGTTTGTCCTGGATGCTCATCGCCGTCAGCACCCTGCTGCTGCTGGTGACGGCCAGCGGCATCGTCGGCATCGCCAGCCTGTGGGTCACGCAGCGGCGCAAGCAGATCGGCGTGCGGCGCGCGCTCGGTGCCCGCCGCATCGACATCCTGCGCTACTTCCTGACGGAGAACTTCATGATCACCAGCGTCGGCGTGGCGGCCGGCGTGGTGCTGGCCCTGGCGCTGAATCACCTGCTGGTCAGCCAGCTGGAAATGGCGCGCCTGCCGCTGCCCTACCTGCTGGCCGGCGCCAGCGTGTTCTGGCTGCTGGGCCTCGGCGCCGTGTATGGGCCGGCCTGGCGCGCGGCCAGCATTTCCCCGGCCACGGCCACGCGCAGCACATGA
- the pdxR gene encoding MocR-like pyridoxine biosynthesis transcription factor PdxR, protein MDYALLLAAFERAHGERGWPRQRLLHECLRAAIRGGQLAPGTRLAATRVLAQELGVARNTVLYAYEQLASEGFVLPDRRGTLVAGSAGAQVASLPVDGRDGLSRRARHLRGVSGQDVNAALVFPADAMGAFAPGVPALDEFPLAQWRRMLDRAWRALSPRQLNYGDPAGEPQLRMAIADHLRAARGVVCDAGQVFITDGTQSSLDVCLRAFADQGDTLWLEHPGYGGALAAGRAAGLQVAGIPVDMDGIAPTDADWRDTPPRLIYTTPSHQYPTGSVLSPARRMALLERARAVGSLIIEDDYDSEFRHGGPPLAAMQGLVADAPVVYLGTFSKTMFPALRIAFIVVPAALAAAFAQMQAQGAVRGRVAEQLALAEFLRSGLFARHVRRMRRLYRQRRDALSEALQRHACAGAAIHGGSAGMHLALRFHDGAWDDLALSRRAAQDGIVALALSAHATGERAGWNGFLLGYAQVPAENMDGLARRLGALLPA, encoded by the coding sequence ATGGATTACGCTTTGCTGCTGGCGGCATTCGAGCGCGCGCACGGTGAGCGGGGCTGGCCGCGCCAGCGCCTGCTGCATGAATGCCTGCGCGCGGCGATACGCGGCGGCCAGCTGGCACCCGGCACGCGGCTGGCCGCCACGCGCGTGCTGGCCCAGGAGCTGGGCGTGGCGCGCAATACGGTGCTGTACGCCTACGAGCAGCTGGCCAGCGAAGGCTTCGTGCTGCCGGACCGGCGCGGCACCCTGGTCGCCGGCAGTGCCGGCGCGCAGGTGGCGTCGCTGCCCGTCGATGGCCGGGATGGCCTGTCGCGCCGCGCCCGGCATTTGCGCGGCGTGTCGGGACAGGATGTCAACGCGGCGCTGGTGTTTCCGGCCGATGCGATGGGCGCGTTCGCGCCTGGCGTGCCGGCGCTCGACGAATTCCCGCTGGCGCAATGGCGGCGCATGCTCGATCGCGCCTGGCGCGCGCTGTCGCCGCGCCAGCTCAATTACGGCGACCCCGCCGGCGAGCCGCAGCTGCGCATGGCCATTGCCGACCATTTGCGCGCGGCGCGCGGCGTCGTCTGCGATGCGGGCCAGGTGTTCATCACGGATGGCACGCAGAGCAGCCTCGATGTGTGCCTGCGCGCCTTTGCCGACCAGGGCGACACCCTGTGGCTCGAGCATCCAGGCTATGGCGGCGCGCTGGCGGCGGGGCGCGCCGCCGGCCTGCAGGTGGCGGGCATTCCGGTCGACATGGATGGCATCGCGCCGACCGACGCCGATTGGCGCGATACGCCGCCACGCCTGATCTACACGACGCCGTCGCACCAGTATCCGACCGGCAGCGTGCTCAGTCCCGCGCGCCGCATGGCGCTGCTCGAGCGCGCCCGCGCGGTGGGAAGCCTGATCATCGAGGATGACTACGATAGCGAATTCCGGCATGGCGGTCCGCCGCTGGCGGCCATGCAGGGACTGGTGGCCGATGCGCCCGTCGTGTATCTTGGCACGTTCAGCAAGACCATGTTTCCGGCGTTGCGCATCGCCTTTATCGTGGTGCCTGCCGCGCTGGCCGCGGCATTCGCGCAGATGCAGGCGCAGGGCGCCGTGCGGGGGCGGGTGGCCGAGCAGCTGGCGCTGGCCGAATTCCTGCGCAGCGGCCTGTTTGCGCGCCACGTGCGGCGCATGCGCCGTTTGTACCGCCAGCGCCGCGATGCCTTGAGCGAGGCATTGCAGCGCCATGCCTGCGCCGGTGCTGCCATCCACGGCGGCTCGGCCGGCATGCATCTGGCACTGCGTTTTCACGATGGCGCCTGGGATGACCTGGCGCTGAGCCGGCGCGCCGCGCAGGACGGCATCGTGGCGCTGGCGCTCTCCGCCCATGCCACGGGCGAGCGGGCCGGCTGGAACGGCTTCCTGCTCGGTTATGCGCAGGTGCCGGCCGAGAACATGGATGGCCTGGCACGCCGTCTTGGGGCGCTGCTGCCGGCGTGA
- a CDS encoding ABC transporter permease: protein MFQYYFKLGLRNLRRNPALTALMVLTLAVGVAASVATVTILHAMSGDPLPHKSDRLFVPMIDVVPLKGYTPGTKPSFGQSQLAYTDAKNFMASKIGIRRSVMYGVAGPVEPARRDLGAFRAQGLAPTRDFFAMFEVPFLYGQPWSEADDASGADVIVLSRALAEKLLGAVNPVGQRVTVLGRPYLVSGVLAQWDPVPRVHRIIGSKGAFGTEDEFFIPFASAIRHETGHDGGMACSGVERSPGYQGILASDCTWLQFWFEMASAGERSDLQAYLDSYAAEQRKLGRMPRHAPNTLYNVRQWLDFLNVVDNDNKLAAWLAFGFLLLCLVNTIGLLLAKFSVRAAEVGIRRALGATRRDIFRQFLIETGVIGLAGGVLGLLLAYAALAVVSSQSKELGTVAHLDVPMLLLTFAVSVLAALLAGLLPTWRACQVTPAMQLKSQ from the coding sequence ATGTTCCAATACTATTTCAAGCTGGGCCTGCGCAACCTGCGCCGCAATCCCGCCCTGACGGCGCTGATGGTGCTGACCCTGGCCGTCGGCGTGGCCGCCAGCGTGGCCACCGTCACCATCCTGCATGCGATGTCGGGCGATCCGCTGCCGCACAAGAGCGACCGCCTGTTCGTGCCGATGATCGATGTGGTTCCCTTGAAAGGCTATACGCCGGGCACCAAACCCAGCTTCGGCCAGTCACAGCTCGCCTATACCGATGCGAAGAACTTCATGGCCAGCAAGATAGGCATCCGCCGCAGCGTCATGTACGGCGTGGCCGGTCCCGTGGAACCGGCACGCAGGGACCTCGGCGCCTTCCGGGCACAGGGCCTGGCCCCCACGCGCGACTTCTTTGCCATGTTTGAAGTGCCCTTCCTGTATGGCCAGCCATGGAGCGAGGCCGACGACGCCAGCGGCGCCGACGTCATCGTCCTGAGCCGCGCCCTGGCGGAAAAGCTGCTGGGCGCGGTCAATCCCGTGGGCCAGCGCGTGACGGTGCTGGGACGTCCCTATCTGGTCAGCGGCGTGCTCGCTCAGTGGGATCCCGTGCCGCGCGTGCACCGCATCATCGGCAGCAAGGGCGCCTTCGGCACGGAGGATGAATTCTTCATTCCCTTCGCCAGCGCCATCCGCCACGAAACGGGGCATGACGGCGGCATGGCCTGCAGCGGCGTCGAGCGCAGCCCCGGTTACCAGGGCATCCTGGCATCGGACTGCACCTGGCTGCAATTCTGGTTCGAAATGGCCAGCGCCGGCGAACGCAGCGACCTGCAGGCTTACCTCGACAGCTATGCGGCCGAGCAGCGCAAGCTGGGGCGCATGCCGCGCCACGCGCCCAACACGCTGTACAACGTCAGGCAGTGGCTCGATTTCCTCAACGTGGTCGACAACGACAACAAGCTGGCCGCCTGGCTGGCCTTCGGCTTCCTACTGCTATGCCTGGTCAACACCATCGGCCTGCTGCTGGCGAAGTTCTCCGTGCGGGCGGCGGAAGTGGGCATCCGCCGCGCACTGGGCGCCACGCGGCGCGACATCTTCCGCCAGTTCCTGATCGAGACGGGCGTCATCGGCCTGGCCGGCGGGGTACTGGGCCTGTTGCTGGCCTATGCGGCCCTGGCCGTGGTGAGTTCGCAGTCGAAAGAGCTGGGCACCGTGGCGCACCTGGATGTCCCGATGCTGCTGCTGACGTTTGCCGTTTCCGTACTGGCGGCCTTGCTGGCAGGGCTGTTGCCCACCTGGCGCGCCTGCCAGGTCACGCCGGCCATGCAGCTCAAATCCCAATGA
- a CDS encoding FxDxF family PEP-CTERM protein, producing the protein MKLKSLIAAAVLGAATIGSAYAASYTVNLTNTTGNLWTGGFNATPSPLGVFTDTFTFTPDATFGSTAQAFLANLSVTGSDASSINFTSANLNGIALTGFGGPTVFGYAQGQVLAPTSLLFNGPMTLTVMGSTNGGSYGGTFNLNLAPVPEPETYGMLLAGLGILGFLARRRKQS; encoded by the coding sequence ATGAAACTGAAATCACTCATCGCAGCAGCTGTCCTGGGCGCTGCCACCATCGGCAGCGCATATGCCGCGTCGTACACGGTCAACCTGACCAACACCACAGGCAACCTGTGGACGGGCGGCTTCAACGCCACCCCCAGTCCGCTAGGTGTCTTTACCGATACGTTCACCTTTACCCCGGATGCGACCTTCGGTTCGACCGCGCAAGCCTTCCTGGCCAACCTGTCGGTCACGGGCAGCGATGCTTCCTCCATCAACTTCACCAGTGCCAACCTGAACGGCATCGCACTGACGGGCTTTGGCGGCCCCACCGTCTTCGGCTATGCCCAGGGTCAAGTGCTGGCGCCCACCAGCCTGCTCTTCAATGGCCCGATGACGCTGACCGTGATGGGCAGCACCAATGGCGGCAGCTACGGCGGCACCTTCAACCTGAACCTGGCGCCTGTCCCGGAACCGGAAACCTATGGCATGCTGCTGGCCGGCCTCGGCATACTAGGATTCCTGGCGCGACGCCGCAAGCAATCTTGA
- a CDS encoding pyridoxamine 5'-phosphate oxidase family protein, giving the protein MTVAALPPSARTRVRRVAELASYEQAALHAIVDAAYLCHIAFRDAHGSHCIPTACWRIDDHLYIHGSNGSRMLKQLLADTGACVTITHLDALVLARSAFNHTMNYRSAMIYGQFEKVADTGQQHAAMEALMDKLAPGRQTQVRGGSAKEYAATTVLRIALDESAVKQRAGGPLDDAGDMAHVVWTGELPFTHGRGAAIADALNTCELPPYAAAWSTESA; this is encoded by the coding sequence ATGACCGTTGCCGCCCTCCCTCCCAGCGCCCGTACCCGCGTGCGCCGCGTCGCCGAACTGGCCAGCTACGAGCAGGCCGCCCTGCACGCCATCGTCGATGCCGCCTACCTGTGCCACATTGCCTTCCGCGATGCGCACGGCAGCCACTGCATCCCCACCGCCTGCTGGCGCATCGACGATCACCTGTACATCCATGGCTCGAATGGCAGCCGCATGCTCAAGCAGCTGCTGGCCGATACCGGGGCTTGCGTGACGATTACCCATCTCGACGCTCTCGTGCTGGCACGCTCGGCCTTCAACCACACGATGAACTACCGCTCGGCGATGATCTATGGGCAGTTTGAAAAAGTGGCCGACACCGGCCAGCAGCATGCGGCCATGGAGGCGCTGATGGACAAGCTGGCGCCAGGACGCCAGACCCAGGTGCGCGGCGGCAGCGCCAAGGAATACGCGGCCACCACCGTGCTGCGCATCGCGCTCGATGAAAGCGCCGTCAAGCAGCGCGCAGGCGGGCCCCTCGATGATGCGGGCGACATGGCGCACGTCGTCTGGACGGGCGAACTGCCGTTTACGCACGGCCGTGGCGCGGCCATTGCCGATGCGCTCAACACCTGCGAATTGCCACCGTATGCCGCCGCCTGGAGCACGGAATCCGCTTGA
- a CDS encoding spermidine synthase has protein sequence MTTDFISTSNTAFSHPGHPPATITEHRGIRYLHLGTKWVQGAMRLDKPDAIELEYVQMMMMWMLFKAQPKRIVQLGLGSAALTKFSYRRFPDASVTAIELNPNVIAICGAQFALPPNDARLDVREMNALDFVLDAANHGSVDVLQVDLYDEEARGPVLDTPEFYQACFDCLTDDGIMCTNVFGDFPNYDKNLQAMELVFDAVVWVPELEDENIVVLAFKKSPSLDFSELYERAGAIKKQFNLPAKNWVNGLKQWMLDQQ, from the coding sequence ATGACGACCGATTTTATCTCCACCAGCAACACCGCCTTCAGCCATCCTGGCCATCCGCCGGCCACCATCACCGAACACCGCGGCATCCGCTATCTGCACTTGGGCACCAAGTGGGTGCAGGGCGCCATGCGCCTGGACAAACCCGACGCCATCGAACTCGAATACGTGCAGATGATGATGATGTGGATGCTCTTCAAGGCGCAGCCGAAACGCATCGTGCAGCTGGGACTGGGCAGCGCCGCGCTGACCAAGTTCAGCTACCGCCGCTTCCCCGACGCCAGTGTCACGGCCATCGAGCTCAATCCGAATGTGATCGCCATCTGCGGCGCCCAGTTCGCCCTGCCGCCGAACGATGCTCGGCTCGACGTGCGCGAAATGAATGCGCTCGATTTCGTGCTCGATGCGGCCAACCACGGCAGCGTCGACGTGCTGCAGGTCGACCTGTACGACGAGGAGGCGCGCGGCCCCGTGCTCGACACGCCCGAGTTCTACCAGGCCTGCTTCGACTGCCTGACGGACGACGGCATCATGTGCACGAATGTCTTCGGCGACTTCCCCAACTACGACAAGAACCTGCAGGCGATGGAACTGGTCTTCGACGCCGTCGTCTGGGTGCCGGAACTGGAAGATGAAAACATCGTCGTGCTCGCCTTCAAGAAATCGCCGTCGCTCGATTTCAGCGAACTGTATGAACGCGCCGGCGCCATCAAGAAACAATTCAACCTGCCCGCCAAGAACTGGGTCAATGGCTTGAAGCAGTGGATGCTGGACCAGCAGTAA
- a CDS encoding sensor histidine kinase, with the protein MPPSQPMPKRPATLRLSLLTRWTALIGTLLTVGVGLALLLAHFFPQQPWLVLGLSLSCVLPLAVITIRAQLQAMLSLFRALSGTVASYQDGDFAFSLRWPQNDELADLVAAHNALGDVLRRQRLDLVQRELLLDTMVQNTPVAMLLVAEGSAIVYANLAARQLLHQGRRLEGQHLADIVRQAAPALAEALARASDGLFTSGEGEQEEVFHLARRSFSLNGRKHELLLLRQLTLELRRQEVQTWKKVIRVISHELNNSLAPLASLAHSGAELVRRGQTERLPQILATIEERTRHLETFILGYARFAKLPTPRLARCEWQPFLDSLASQIAFTLDCPPPAQAAVFDAAQMQQALLNLLKNALESGSRAQHIGLHVSQAQGQLRIEVRDRGPGMSGAVLENALVPFYSTKRSGTGLGLALAREIAEAHGGRIALANREGGGLAVTMTLPLLEAN; encoded by the coding sequence ATGCCGCCATCCCAGCCCATGCCGAAGCGTCCGGCCACGCTGCGCCTTTCGCTGCTGACGCGCTGGACGGCGCTGATCGGCACCCTGCTGACGGTGGGCGTCGGCCTCGCCCTGCTGCTCGCGCATTTTTTCCCGCAGCAGCCGTGGCTGGTGCTGGGACTGTCCCTGTCATGCGTGCTGCCGCTCGCCGTCATCACCATCCGCGCGCAGCTGCAGGCGATGCTGTCGCTGTTCCGCGCCTTGAGCGGCACGGTCGCCAGCTACCAGGACGGCGACTTCGCCTTCAGCCTGCGCTGGCCGCAAAACGATGAGCTGGCCGACCTGGTGGCGGCCCACAACGCCCTGGGCGACGTGCTGCGCAGGCAGCGCCTGGACCTGGTGCAGCGCGAACTGCTGCTCGACACCATGGTGCAAAACACGCCGGTGGCCATGCTGCTGGTGGCCGAGGGCAGCGCCATCGTCTACGCCAACCTGGCCGCGCGCCAGTTGCTGCACCAGGGGCGCCGGCTGGAAGGCCAGCATTTAGCCGACATCGTGCGGCAGGCGGCGCCGGCCCTGGCCGAGGCGCTGGCGCGCGCCAGCGATGGCCTGTTTACCAGCGGCGAGGGAGAACAGGAAGAGGTGTTCCACCTGGCGCGGCGCAGCTTCAGCTTGAACGGGCGCAAGCACGAACTGCTGCTGCTGCGCCAGCTCACCCTGGAACTGCGCCGCCAGGAAGTGCAGACCTGGAAGAAAGTCATCCGCGTCATCAGCCATGAATTGAACAACTCGCTGGCGCCACTGGCCTCGCTGGCCCATTCCGGTGCCGAGCTGGTACGCCGCGGGCAGACCGAGCGCCTGCCGCAAATCCTCGCCACGATCGAGGAGCGCACGCGCCACCTGGAAACCTTCATACTCGGCTACGCGCGCTTCGCCAAGCTGCCCACGCCGCGCCTTGCCCGTTGCGAATGGCAGCCGTTTCTCGACAGCCTGGCGTCGCAGATCGCCTTCACGCTCGACTGTCCGCCGCCCGCGCAGGCAGCCGTCTTCGATGCGGCGCAAATGCAGCAAGCACTGCTGAACCTGCTCAAGAATGCGCTCGAGTCGGGCTCCAGGGCGCAGCACATCGGCTTGCACGTGAGCCAGGCGCAAGGACAATTGCGCATCGAGGTGCGCGACCGCGGGCCCGGCATGAGCGGCGCCGTGCTGGAAAACGCGCTGGTGCCGTTTTACTCCACCAAGCGCAGCGGCACGGGACTCGGCCTGGCGCTGGCGCGAGAAATTGCCGAAGCGCATGGTGGCCGCATCGCCCTCGCCAACCGCGAAGGCGGCGGCCTCGCCGTCACCATGACACTGCCATTGCTTGAGGCAAATTAA
- a CDS encoding sigma-54-dependent transcriptional regulator — protein MPTVLIIDDNAAVAIALDVLFSLHEIDALRAASPEEGLQMLARHPIDLVVQDMNFTADTTSGEEGCALFHAIRARHPDLPVILLTAWTQLDAAVDLIKSGAADYLAKPWDDRRLIASVQNLLELGQANRALRSRVVAEQRQRQALEHDFDLRGMVWQDAATERVVHLACQVARADVPVLISGPNGSGKERIAAIVQANSHVADGPFVVLNCGAVPVDLIEAELFGAEAGAYTGATRARDGKFDAADGGTLFLDEIGNLPLAGQMKLLRVLETGRFERLGSNRERQVKVRVISASNADLPAMIRAGTFREDLFYRLNVIELRLPPLAQRPADILVLARHFLGPDKSLDAQAQATLLAHGWPGNVRELKNVMQRASLLTAGPLIQAQELGLPPASLPSLRAAQDTAATEPDRDSVVAALARAQGVVAQAAQELGLSRQALYRRMERLGIARA, from the coding sequence ATGCCTACCGTACTGATTATTGACGACAATGCCGCCGTGGCCATCGCGCTCGACGTGCTGTTCTCGCTGCACGAGATCGATGCCCTGCGCGCCGCCTCGCCCGAAGAGGGCCTGCAGATGCTGGCGCGGCACCCCATCGACCTGGTGGTGCAGGACATGAACTTCACGGCCGACACCACCTCGGGCGAGGAAGGCTGCGCGCTGTTCCACGCCATCCGCGCGCGCCACCCCGACCTGCCCGTGATCCTGCTGACGGCCTGGACGCAGCTCGATGCGGCCGTCGACCTGATCAAGTCCGGCGCGGCCGACTACCTGGCCAAGCCGTGGGACGACCGGCGCCTGATCGCCAGCGTGCAAAACCTGCTGGAGCTGGGACAGGCGAACCGCGCGCTGCGCTCGCGCGTGGTGGCGGAGCAGCGCCAGCGCCAAGCCCTGGAACACGATTTCGATTTGCGCGGCATGGTCTGGCAAGACGCGGCCACGGAACGGGTCGTGCACCTGGCGTGCCAGGTGGCGCGCGCCGACGTGCCCGTGCTCATTTCCGGACCCAACGGCAGCGGCAAGGAGCGCATCGCCGCCATCGTGCAAGCCAATTCGCACGTGGCCGACGGCCCCTTCGTCGTGCTCAATTGCGGCGCCGTGCCGGTGGACCTGATCGAGGCAGAACTGTTCGGCGCCGAGGCGGGCGCCTACACGGGCGCCACCCGCGCGCGCGACGGCAAGTTCGATGCGGCCGACGGCGGCACCCTGTTTCTCGACGAGATAGGCAACTTGCCGCTGGCCGGGCAAATGAAGCTGCTGCGCGTGCTGGAAACGGGCCGCTTCGAGCGGCTCGGTTCGAACCGCGAACGCCAGGTCAAGGTGCGGGTCATCAGCGCCAGCAATGCCGACCTGCCGGCCATGATACGCGCCGGCACCTTCCGCGAAGACCTGTTCTATCGCCTCAACGTGATCGAGCTGCGCCTGCCGCCGCTGGCGCAGCGCCCGGCCGACATCCTGGTCCTGGCGCGGCATTTCCTGGGCCCCGACAAGAGCCTCGATGCGCAGGCCCAGGCCACCCTGCTGGCGCACGGCTGGCCCGGCAATGTCCGTGAACTGAAGAATGTCATGCAGCGCGCCAGCCTGCTGACGGCCGGCCCCCTGATCCAGGCGCAGGAACTGGGTCTGCCGCCGGCCTCCTTGCCATCGCTGCGCGCCGCGCAGGATACGGCCGCCACGGAACCGGACCGCGACAGCGTCGTCGCCGCGCTGGCCCGCGCGCAGGGCGTGGTGGCGCAGGCGGCGCAGGAGCTGGGCCTGTCGCGCCAGGCGCTGTACCGGCGCATGGAACGCCTGGGCATCGCGCGCGCCTGA